The Streptomyces bacillaris sequence GCCCTCCCAGAGCTGGGAACCGATGCTCCAGGTGAAGGGGAGAGAGGCTGCCGTCCGCTCCGGAGGGGGCGAAGCGGGAGCGGGGGCGGAAGCCCTACGGGTGGGGTGGCCGAGCAGGGCGGCGAGGGCGAGCACGACGAGGGCGACGGCGGCGGTGACGAGGAGGGGAGCGGGGGCGCCTCGACGGGGGCGGGCGCGGGGCGCCTCCGGCGCAGACAGGTCCGGGGCGGACGGGTCCGGGGCCTGGTTCCGGCGGGACGGTTCCGGGTTCGATTCCTGCGCGGCCGACATGGCCGGCACAGGCGGGGGCGCGGGCGAGGCCGCCCGGCGGCGGGCGCGCTCCGCCTCCGTCCAGGCCGCCTGCAGAGCCCGCCGTTCCTCCTCGTTGGCCCCGCACAGCCGGGCGAGGCGGTCGATCACGGCGAACTCCTCCGGGACGGTCGCGCCCGAGCAGTAGCGGTGGAGGGTGGACGCGCTGACGCTCAGCCGCCGGCCCAGCGCCTCGTAACTCCTCCCGTCCCGCGCCTTCAGCGTGCGCACGAGCCCCGCGAACTCATCGACGGCGGCGTCCTTCGGCATTCCATCCCCCTCGACCTTGTGTCCCATCCTTCACGTCCTTGCACGTCAGAGGGGGTGGAATGGTTCCTGGAATGGCTGCGGGACGGCTGGTGGGCCCGTGATCGTTGCAGTCGGCGGGCGCCGGCCCCACGCTGGTTGAGCACTGACCGAACGAACGACCCAACGGGGGATCCACCGCCATGAACAAGCTCCGCACCGCACTCGCCGCCGCAGCCGCTGCCGCTCTGGGCCTCGCGGCCCTCGCCACAACCCAGGCGCAGGCCGCTCCCCAGCCCGCCTTCCTCGCCGCCTCCCAGATGCCGCCTTCGTCGACGCCGTGGAACGCCACCCAGGTCTTCACCGGCATCCCGGAGAACGGCGGCGTCCTCTGCGCCCCGTACAAGATCCCGGCGCAGAACACCCGCTACCGCGAGTTCAACACCGAGCTCGACACCAACGGCGTCCAGGTCACCACCGTCGCCCGTACCGAGACCGACGCCGTGAAGCTGGTCGACACCCTCCGCAAGTCCCTCGCCGGCTGCGGCCCCCTGCTGGAGCAGCAGAACCCGGGCCTGCAGGCCGTCAGCGCCTCCCACGGCAAGCTCGCCGTCGAGGAGGGCGCCTGGGTCTACAGCCTGGACACCGCCGACCCGCAGATCGGCATCTCCGACATCCACCTGTTCTCCGTCGGCCGCGACGGCCGCACCGTCACTCTCGTCCGCTGGGGCCAGATGGGCGATCTCGAGGACGCCCCGCTGGCCGCCTTCCGCACCACGACGAAGACCGCCGTCAACAAGCTTCACTGACCCGGGGGCTGACCACAGCTCGAGAGCGGCGCGTCCGGGTTCCGGTCGCGCCGCTCTCGTGCCCACCTGCTCCGCCGGCGGAGCAGAGGCGCCGGACTGCTGCCGGGATTCCGCACAGCCGATGTGCGGACACCGTGCGACGAACGAACGCCGACAGGCTCAGTCGGCACCCGGGCCCCACGCCGTACCGGTGACCAAGCGTCCGGCGACCGCGTCGGGGCCGTCGCTGATCTGAAGCGTGACCGGACTATCGGGCGTACAGGAAAGACGCCACAGGTCCCGTCGGCCCCCTGCCGGCATGCCGGGGTCCCCGCGACCGCGACGCCGCAGGGTGCGCCCGCCGAATCCCCGCGCACTACGCCGCAGTGCGACTGCTGCTCCCTCATGGCTGCAGCCCCACGTGGTCGCCGCGTACGCCTTCCTCGCCGCACGAACGAACTTGCCGACCAAAGACCCCTCTCACAGCGCCGACCAGGCTGCCGAGCATGGGCCGAAGGGGTCACCGGCGGACTGGAAACCGGCCGCGCCGAGAACCCGATCCTGCGCGCGTTGCTGCACACCGTCGCCGCCAGGAACTTCCCCACCACTGGGTTTGCACCTACCTACAAGGCGCCATCGAGGAGCTGGACTTCACCTGCTTCGCCACCGAGGCGGACTTCCAACGCTACGTCGACAACGTTGCTCAACCGCACTGGTGCTGGTCGAGGACCTGCAACTTCAAGGTGGCGGCGACACGGCCTTCCGCCCAGCAGCCGACACCTCGCCGAAGCGCTCCAACGCCTCGACCACCTCACCGACCTCGCCGATGACCTGGTACAAGGACGCCTGTACCTGCCACAGCACGACCTCGACCACTGCGATGCCTTTCGCGTCGCACTCCAACAAGGCGACGACATACCGGCGACCCGCGCCTTGATCACCCTCACCTGCCAAAAGACCAGGAAGGCGCTGACTGCGGCACATGCCCTGCTTGACGCCACCGCACCCCGCTTCCAGCCGCTACGGCGCGCCCTCCAGCTCGTCCGGGACGTCAACGACACGCCGACCGGCGAGGCCCGCAACGGCTTTGTACCGGAGAGGCTGTCCAGGTCCGCCGCCTGCCCCCCGTCGTGCGGCCCCGGCTGGCTCGTGCCGGCCGCCCGCGCCTTGCCCCGAGCGCCGTCCGACGGCACGGGCGCGGACGCCGTACCGCAAAGAGTTCCGCCCTCGCTTCCCTCCCGCCGGGCTGCGGGGCGACTGTCACCGCCCCGTAGCCGTCAGCCCGCCGCGCCGTCGAACAGCCGGCTGTAACGCAGTCGCAGGGCCCGTTCCGTGCTGGCCGTCAAGGTGACCAGGGTCAGCACAGCGTTGCCCCAGAACGACAGGCGGACCGGCGAGGTGAAGGCACCAACGCGCTCGGCCACCGGAGGCACCTCAGTGAGCCGTTCGGCGAGCTGCGCGGCCAGGAGGACCAAGGCGACGACGAGCACGGTCAGCGAGACAATGCCGATCACACGGCTCAGCGTCGGATGCGCCTGGTCCAGGCGGGCGCGACGGCCCTCTGCGGAGGCGCTGTCCGGGACGAGCAGGTGTTCGGCGGTGCCCTGGGCGGTGACGTAGTGGCAGCGCCGTAGCCCGAAGCTGCTCAGTCGTACCTCGACGGTGCCGCCGGGAACTGGGAAGGCGGCTGGGAGCTTCGACCGGGCGTGGTGCCTGCCGTCGAGGTACAGGTCGGCCCCGGCCTCGCCGGACGTCTGGTCCTGGCCGCGCTTGACGTCCACGGCATAGACCGCCGGCCCGTCGTCGCCGTCGGGCAGCCGAAGGTAGAACAGGGAGCGGTAGGGCAGTTGCCACCAGCGGAACCGCTTGAGCGGCCGTCCGTCCCCCGAGGTGATCCGCCGGGCGGCCCGGCGGCTTCGCATCTCCTCGAACATGTCTTTCGCCTCCGTCACTCGCCTCGTGCGTACTCGCTTACTCGCTCATCCGGTCTCTTCGGCCGCGCAGGCGAGGTCCCGCTCGGGACGTTCCCCGGTGGTCAGGAACGTCGTCGCCGCGTCGTTGGCGCACGTGTTGCCGCCGTACGGGTAGACACCGTGGCCCCCCTGGTCGATCGTCACCATCGTGGCCCGCCGGCCGAAGGCTCGCCGAAGCTCCCGGGCGCCGGCCAGCGGCGTGCCCGGGTCGCGCTCGTTCTGCACCATGAGCACGTTCGACGGGCCGTGGCCGGCGATGCGCACCGGTGGTTCGATCCGCTCCCGCGGCCAGAACGCGCAGGGGTTGATGCTCGCCGTGGAGCCGCCCAGCATCGGGTACTTGAGCCTGTCGACGGCGGCATTGCGCTGGTACTCCCGGACCGTCTCCGGCCAGCGCGAGTCACCGCAGACCACGGCGAAACGCGAGGCCAGGAGGTTCTCCGTGGCCTCGGTCAGCTGCGGGAGCGGCAGTTCGCCACCCGTGTCGGCCGCCTGCCAGAACTCCGCGAGTGCGGGCATGGAGCCGTCGGCGTACAGCTGCTCGAAGGTGTACCCGCGGAACGCGGTCCCGTCGACATCCTGGACCGGTTTCGCGTCCAGCCGTTCCACGAGTTCGTAGAACTTGGCGGTGACCTGCTCGGGCGTGGTGCCAAGGCCGTACCCGTGGTGCTTGGCCGCGAAGGCCGCGAAGTCGGGGAAGCGGTCCTCCATCCCCCGGGCGAGCAACCGCATGGCCGTGACGTCGTAGCCGCCGGGGCCCATGTTGCTGTCGAGGACGATCCGGTCGCCGCGCCGCGGGAACAGCGTCGTGTAGACCGCGCCGAGGTAACTGCCGTAGGAGGCACCGAGGTACGACAGCTTCGGCTCACCTAGGGCCGTCCGGAGGCGGTCCATGTCCCGCGCGGTGTTGGCGGTGGTGGTGTGCGGCAGCATCCACGCCGTCCGTGAGCTCACGCACTGTTCGGCGATCTTCCGTGCGTACCCGGCCTCCCGCGTGACGTCGGCCGCGGTGTGCGCGTACGGCGGGAAGTTGCCGCGCCATTGCTGTTCCTCCGTCAGGTCGCAGGTCACCGGCGTACTGCGGCCGACACCGCGCGGGTCGAAGCCGATGATGTCGTAGGAGTCGAGCACTTCCTGCGGCAGCCCCGAGGCGGCGAGGACGGCTGGGTACGTCAGGCCCGAACCGCCCGGGCCGCCCGGGTTGGTCAGCAGGACGCCGCGCCGCTTCGACGGCTTCTCGCTCGCCAGCCGGGAGACGGCGACCTCGATCTGCCGGCCGTCGGGATCCCGGTAATTCAGCGGTACGCCGAGCGTCGCGCACTCCAGACGGGGCGCGGGTGCACCCTCGGGGCACGGGCCCCACTGCAGGGTGCTCGGTGCCGCTGCCGTGGTCGCCGACGACGCCGTGGCCGGCAGCGCCGTCACCGCCACCGCCGCGGTGGTGAGGGCGAGGGACAGAATTCTGCGCATGAGGTGTCCTCCTGTGGGCTCCTGCGAGGGTTTGACCGGCACCTGAACGACTCTGTTCGTCAGGCGCGGCAGACACATCGGCCTGTAGGGCCGACCCGGCTCCGACCACAGGAGAGGCACCGGTTGGACCTGGGTATAAGGCGCCTCCGTCCCCGGTCTGATCCGCCAGTCGCATCAGGTGGCCACAATGGACTGGTGAACACGGATTTCATGCCGCGGCTCGGGGTGTGGCAGCAGACCTGGCGGCTGACGGTGGCCGTGGTCGTGAGCCTGCCGATCTGGCTCTCGACCCTCGCGCTGATGCGGAGCCAGGACGGCGCTCCGGGCTCCTGGACCCTCATAGGCGATCCGTCGGTGGCCCTGGGCTGCCTGGCGGTGCTCCTGTGGCGGCGGCGGTGGCCCCTCGCGGTCGCCCTGACGGTCGCGGTCGCCTCCACCGTGTCGGCGCTCGCCACCGGCGCCGCGCTGCTGGCGCTGGGCTCGGTCGCCACGCGCCGCAGGCCGGTGGAGATGGGGGCCGTGGCCCTGGCCTACGTGACCGCGACACAGCTCGCCGCCGAGGTGTATCCGGTGCAGGATCCGGTCGGCGCGTGGTGGTGGGTCCAGTTGGCGATGCCGGCGCTGACCGCCGGGATTGCGGTGGCCGTCGGCATGGCGGTCGGGGCGCGGCGCGTCGAGGTGCGGTCCCTGCGGGAGCGGGCGGAGAGCGCGGAACGGGAGCAGAGCGCGCGGGCGGCGCAGGCACGGGCCCTGGAGCGCAACCGGATCGCCCGCGAGATGCACGACGTCCTCGCGCACCGCATCTCCCTGGTCGCCATGCAGGCCGGAGTGCTCGACCACCGCGGTGACCTCTCGGCCGAGGAGAGTCGCGTCTTGGTTCGCGGTATCGCCGAGGGATCCCACCAGGCGCTGGAAGAGCTACGGGAGGTCCTCGGCGTGCTCCGCGCCGAGCCCGGCCACCCGGAGCCGCCGCAGCCGTCCCTCGACCGGGTACCCGACCTGGTGGCGGACGCCCGCGCCTCGGGGCTCGACGTCCAGCTCACCGACGCCGTCACCGGCAACCCGCCCGACAGCGTCGGACGGACCTGCTACCGGATCGTCCAGGAAGCCCTGACCAACGCGGCCAAGCACGCACCCGGCGCAGTCGTAGAGGTGACCCTCGACGGCGCGGCGGGCGGCACCCTGGACGTCGGCGTCCGCAACGGACCGGCCCTCCTTCTGCTCACCGCACCGCCACCGGCCTCCGGCTTCGGCCTGCTGGGGCTCGGTGAACGGATCACCCTCGCCGACGGCGGGCTCGACCACCGTCCCACGCCCGAGGGCGGGTACGTTCTCACCGCACGGCTGCCCTGGCCTGACGACCCCGGTCACAACCACAGCCACCTTCACAGCCACACCCACAGCAACGAAGGGAGCACATGAGTGGAAAGCCGACACGATTCCTCACGGCCCGTACGCGTCGTCGTCGTCGACGACGAACAACTGGTACGCATGGCACTGCGGCTCATCATCGACGGCGAACCGGACCTGACCGTCGTGGGGGAGGCGGGCGACGGGAACGCCGCGCTGGCCGTCGTGGACGAGCAGCGGCCCGACGTGGTGCTGATGGACGTACGGATGCCGGGCCGGGACGGTCTGGTCACGACCCGGGAGCTGCTCATCCGGCCAGCGCCGCCCCGGGTGCTGATGCTTACCACCTTCGACTCCGACGACCTGGTGCTCGGGGCGCTGCGCGCCGGGGCCCTCGGCTTCGTCCTCAAGGACACCCCGCCCGCCCGCATCCTCGACGCGGTGCGGAGCGTCGCGGAAGGCAATCCGGTGCTGTCCCCTGTGGCCACGGCCCGGGTGATCGCCGCGGCCACCGGCCCGGACTCCTCTCGCGCCCGAGACCGTTCCCGCGAGACCGCGCGGCAACGCCTGTCCGTGCTGACCGAACGGGAACACGAGACCGCCCGGGCCATCGCGGACGGACTGGGCAACCCGCAGATCGCCGAGCGGCTGCGCATCACCGTCGCGACGGTCAAGGCCCACACCGGCAGCCTGTTCGCCAAGCTGGCGGTCGAGAACCGGGTACAGGTCGCGCTCCTGGTCCGCGACGCAGAGGATTGAGAGGCCGTCATGTCCGTTTCTGGTAGCGGCCTCGTCCGGGCCGGCCGAGGCCGAGCTGGCGGCTGAGCTGACAGGAGCCCCGGCCCGGGAGCGCCTCGCCGGACCGATGGGGGCGCGCGGGAGTTGCGGAGATTGCTGAGAACTGTGAAACCCTCGTTCATAGGCGCCGTACTGATGTCCGGCGGGGCCGTCGCCACTGCGGCGGGAGCGGCCATGTATGTCCTTCCGGGCCCCGGCCTCCCTGTTGTCGTCGGAGGGCCGGCAGCACTCGGCTTGGGAGCTGCCGTCCGCGCCGCCAGCGGACCTGAGGGCCGGATTGCTCGTCGGCCCGGGTGAGCTTCCCGACCTCCGGCATCGCCAACAGACCGCGGCCGCTCACCCGGCTCACCATCCAGGTGACCACCGGTAAAGGGCAGACGGCCGGTCGCCGGAGGAACACCGCTCGGCCGGAGACGTTCCCGCCCAGCAGCGGCGCCCTTGGGGCCTTCCGCAGCGCACGAGGGCCCCGAGCCGGGGAGGGGGAGGCGGCTCGGGGCCGGTTGCTGGAGCATGCGGCTCCAGCGGGTGGCGACGTGCGGCAGGCTCGCCATCCTGTGCTCACGGAAGGGAGCGCTGCCGCGTCATCGCGTGGCAGGTGCGGAACGTGGTGGTCAGGCCTTGGGCATCAGGACGGTGTCGACGATGTAGACGGTGGCGTTGGCGGTGGGGACGTTGCCGCAGACGACCTTGGAGTTGTCGTTGACGGTGTAGTCCTCGCCGGAGCCCTTGGTGGCCAGGGTGGACTTCTGGAGGGTTTCGAAGGTGCCGCTCTCAAGGGCTTGCGGGGTGAGCTTCTCGCCGACGACGTGGTAGGTCAGGATGTTGGTGAGCATTTCCTTGTCGGCCAGGACCTTGTCCAGGTCGGCCTTCGGGATCTTGGCGAACGCGTCGTTCGTCGGCGCGAACACGGTGATGTTCTGCGCGTTGTTGAGGGTGTCGACCAGACCGGCCTTCTTCACGGCGGTGACCAGGGTGGACAGGGCGGGGTTGTTGGAGGCGGCGGTGGCGACCGGGTCCTGGGCCATCCCGTCGAAGGATCCCGCCCCGTCCTGCGGAACCGACGCGCACGCCGGGCCGAACGGCCCGTCCATGGCAGTGCTCTCCTCCTCCGCCGGGCTCGACTGCTCCTCGGCGGGAGCGGAGCTGCTGGCGTTGTCGGCGGCCGCGTCGGAGGAGCTGTCGTCTCCGCCGCAGGCGGCCAGGGTGAGGGGCAGGGTGACGGCCGCAGTGACGGCGATGGCGGCACGGCGGTAGCGGAAGGCGTTCACGGGAAGTCTCCTGTGCGTTCGAATGGTCACTCTCAGTGCCGCCTGAGGGCTGCAAGGGCTCGGTCCCGGCACGGAGAGGTTCACGCCGGCAAGCGCTGTGAGAAGCGGGGAAAGCTGATCAGCGAGGTTGTCTCCGAAGCGCGGCGGGAACAGCGCTGGGTCCGTGTCGGGCCACACGCATCTCGTTGATCGTCATGCCTGCTATTCGAAGCAACCAGCTCTTCGGATTGGTGTGTTGCTGAAAAAGATGTGACCGCTGTTCCGCTGCTGCCCCGGGTGGCGGGCTTGGCCCGTCCGGTGGGTTTCTCGGCCTCCGACCAATCCGGGGTGCGCCCGCTGGCGAATGCACGGTGTGCGGCGCTTTGGAGGAGGTGCCGTGCATGCTGCGGCAAGCCATGGGGAATGGGGAGCCGCACCGTTCCCCGCGGACCGAGGTCCGTGAGGAACGGCTGCCGCGGGACGTTACTCTCCTGGGCGCCCCGCGGCAGCATTCCCCGCAGTGAGCGATCACGCTGACAGGCTTATCTCCCTCCCCAGCGGGGGGCGCCCTGGAGCACCGCTGGCCTTTCTGCCCGGCTGTAGGTCCTCCCTTCCTAACGAGTTCGTGCACGGTAGGGGGTGAGACGTCGAGCTCCTGATCCTTGATCATGGTCCTGTGATGGGGGACTCAACGCGTGCGGTGATCATCAGCAATCGGCGGATCACGGGCCTGGCTGTGGGAGTGATTGCTGAACTCGTCGAGGAGATCGGCCCGTTGTGGCAAGAGCGTCACCAGGCCCGGCTCACCTCCCGGCCACGGAAGCGGGCCGTGGGCGCCGGCGCAAAGCACCGGCTGGTGTTTGTCGATCGGCTGCTGGCCACGCTCGTCCGTCTTCGTCACGGGGTCACCCACGACGTGCTGGCCTGCTGGTTCGGCGTGGACCGCTCCACCATCACCCGGGCCGTCGGCGAGGTGCGGCCCCTGCTCGCCGAGCGAGGCTGCACCGTCAGCCCCGACGTGCGGCTGCGAACTCTGGCCGACGTCGTCAACCACCTCGGCGCGAGCGGGACGACCGGCATCATCGACGGCACCGAGATCCGGGTCCGTCGGCCCGCCGCCGGACGTAAGGACCGCGACAAGTTCATCTCCGGCAAGAACAAGCAGAACGCCGTCAAGTCCATGGTGGTCACGGACGCCGAAGGCCACGTGCTGTGGTGCAGCCCAGCACGACCCGCAAGCTGCGCGGACATCACTCACGCCCGCCAATTAGGGCTGGTCAAGCTCTTGGCCGACGGGCCCGCGGTCGAGATTCTCGCCGATGCCGGCTACCAGGGCCTTGGCGCGCAGACCGGCGGCCGGGTGGTGACACCACCACACCGCAAGTTCAAGAAGAACGCCCCGGACTGGTACGAGGAGATGTACGAACGCTAGCGCAAGGCACACTCCTCAAGGCGGATCCGGGTCGAGCACGGCATCGCCCATCTGAAGAACTGGCGTGCCCTGGCCCGCCACCTCGGCCGCCCTGAGCACATGAGCGACACCGTACAAGCCGTCGCCGGCCTGCTGTCCCACCAGCAGACCGCGGACCTGAAGCCGACACGGCAAACGTGAACACCGAGCCCCGCCGACAGCCTCGACGTCTCACCGCCTGCGTGCACGAGCTCGTTAGGCGGTGTACGGCGATTCCGCGTGCCCCGGAAGGCCCCCGCGGCGGGGACCGGCCGTCGTCAGACCGTCCAGGACGGTTCCAGCTGGACGACGTCCCCCGCCAGCGCGGCCACGTCCGTGTCGGTCTGCGCGCGGGCCGCCAGGCGCCGGGCGCCCTCGGCGCGGTACTTGCCGCGCTCGGCGCTCGACTTCCACATGGAGAGCACCAGGAACTCGTTGCCGGGCGCCTCTCCGAAGACCCCGCGCACCATCCCGGGGGAACCGGCCATCGCCGGGTTCCACACCTGCTTCTGCATCAGCACGAAGTGCTCGGCCCGGTCCTCGTGAACGCTGCTGTGGGCGACCCGGACGACGTCCGCCTCCGTGAACTCGGGCTCGAAGCCGGTCTTCACGTCGAACCGGCGCTCGAAGAGCATGACCTGCATATCGCGGAAGGTGCCCGCCTGGCCGGTCGCCGGGTGGTCCTGTGCGCGGGCCATGAAGGAGTCGTAGAAGACGCGGTTCTCCCAGAACGCGAAGACATGGGCGACTTCGGGGCGCGTTCGGCTCCACCCGCCGCTCTGCCCCTTGAACCCCGGCTCGCCGCGCAGCCCCGCCCACTTCCGCTGTCCCTGTTCGAACCCCTGACGGTCCACCACGGAACAGCGAATCCACTTCACCAGCACCGCGCCATCGTACGGCGCCGAACGTGGCCCGGATCACGGCCGTCCGCCGAACTGCGGGCGCACCGGGCCCGTCCGGCACAGCGGTCGCATGCAGCACTTCCCCTCACATGGCCCGAATCCGCCGTCCGGAAGAGGGGCAGTTGGCTGGGCGGCCCGTTCCGTACATGATCGGGGAATCGGGTGAGGAGAACGGTCCGCGGACCGTCGGCCAGGAGGGGAAGTCCGGTGAGCACTCCGAACAAAGACATCGGGAAAGTCGAAGTACGGATCAAATGGGATCCCAGCCCGCACGGTGAACCCGACATCGACCTCGACATCATCGCGGCGACCTACCGGGCGGAGGAGCCGTACGGCAGCCCCGCGTACCTGGTCCACTTCGACAGCCGCTCGCCGGACGGGACCATCACCCTGAACCGGGACAGCAGGACGGGCCAGGGGTTCGGCTTCGACGAGGTCATGACGATCGAGCTGGACCGGCTGGCGGACCGGTACGGCCGGGTGGTGGTCGGGGTGGCGATCCAGCAGCGCGGGGGCCGGAAGACCTTCGGTGAGGTCGGCTCCACCGTCGTACAGATCCGGGAGGGGTACACCAACCTGGTCGAGGACGACTTCGCGGGTGTCGGCCCGTCGACGGCGGCGGTCGTCGGGGAGTTCTCCCGTACGGGGTCGGGCCCGTGGGTCTTCCGTGCGGACGTACGCGGCTTCGACGCGGACCCCGACGCGTTCGCCGCCGTGATGGGGAACCGCGTCTCCGGAGCCTGAGCGGCAACAGCCAGTTCCGGCCAACCGCGCGTGGGTCCCCCGCCGGGCGGCGCCCCACGCCGCCCGGCCCCGGGCACTGCCACGGCCGCATTCCCCTGGCAGCGCCCGGGGCCCGTACGCGAAGCTGCCCGCATGACCGATCGCGAGGCCGCAGTCCGGGCCGTCGAGGAGCAGTTGGAGCGCGAGTACCGGGAGTGGCGGGCAGCGGGCGTGGACGCGGTCCGTACGACGGTGGTCGATGTCGAGCCCCACGAGCTGGTGTGGATCGTCTCCTACCAGTCCGAGGAGTACGTGCGCACCGGGGACACCGCGTTCCTGCTGGTCGGCGGCGGCCCGTACCTGGTCGACCGCGTCGACGGAGGGCTGCACCGGATCGGCGCCGTCTCCGCGGTGACCGGGGCGTGGGAGGACGACTACCGGAGCCGGATACGGGGGCTGCCGGTCCGCACCGCCGTGGACGAGCTGCACGACGCGCTGCGGGCGGTCGCCGCCGCCCGCGGCCGGCTCCACGCCGTGCGGGCCCTGCGCCGGAAGCTGCCGGTGCTGTCGCCCGCCGAGGGCCTCGCGTACGTGAGCGGGCTGACGGCCGGTGCGGTCCCGCCGCATCTGCTGGAGGTGGCCACCGGGGAGCTGGTGGAGCCGTTCGATCCGGTGTACGCCGTGGAGACCGTATGGCCCGGGCGACCCCGGTGACGACGGCGGGAAGCGCCCCCGGTGACGACGAAGGGAGGGGCACCGGCCGTGTGGCCGGTGCCCCTCCCATCGTCACTGCTCAGGCTCAGCTGCAGCCGCTGGTCGAGCCGCAGCCCTCGCAGATGTAGCAGGAGCCGGCGCGCTGCATCTTCGTGCCGCAGGAGAAGCAGAGCGGGGCGTCCGCGCTGATGCCGAGCTGCATCTCGACCAGTTCGGCCGAGGTGTGGGCCGCCGCCGGGGCCTGCCTCTCGGCGGACTCACGGGGAGCCGCCACCGCCTTCAGGGGCTCGGACTGGACCGGGGCGGACTGGGCGAGGCTCTCGGAGTCCACGCCGTCCGCCTCGAAGGACGGCTCGTACGAACCGGTGTCCAGGTGGCGCTGGCGCTCCTCGGCGGAGTGGATGCCGAGGGCGGAGCGGGTCTCGAAGGGCAGGAAGTCCAGCGCCAGGCGGCGGAAGATGTAGTCGACGATCGACTGCGCCATCCGCACGTCCGGGTCGTCCGTCATACCGGCCGGCTCGAAGCGCATGTTGGTGAACTTCGAGACGTAGGTC is a genomic window containing:
- a CDS encoding alpha/beta hydrolase encodes the protein MRRILSLALTTAAVAVTALPATASSATTAAAPSTLQWGPCPEGAPAPRLECATLGVPLNYRDPDGRQIEVAVSRLASEKPSKRRGVLLTNPGGPGGSGLTYPAVLAASGLPQEVLDSYDIIGFDPRGVGRSTPVTCDLTEEQQWRGNFPPYAHTAADVTREAGYARKIAEQCVSSRTAWMLPHTTTANTARDMDRLRTALGEPKLSYLGASYGSYLGAVYTTLFPRRGDRIVLDSNMGPGGYDVTAMRLLARGMEDRFPDFAAFAAKHHGYGLGTTPEQVTAKFYELVERLDAKPVQDVDGTAFRGYTFEQLYADGSMPALAEFWQAADTGGELPLPQLTEATENLLASRFAVVCGDSRWPETVREYQRNAAVDRLKYPMLGGSTASINPCAFWPRERIEPPVRIAGHGPSNVLMVQNERDPGTPLAGARELRRAFGRRATMVTIDQGGHGVYPYGGNTCANDAATTFLTTGERPERDLACAAEETG
- a CDS encoding response regulator, which codes for MESRHDSSRPVRVVVVDDEQLVRMALRLIIDGEPDLTVVGEAGDGNAALAVVDEQRPDVVLMDVRMPGRDGLVTTRELLIRPAPPRVLMLTTFDSDDLVLGALRAGALGFVLKDTPPARILDAVRSVAEGNPVLSPVATARVIAAATGPDSSRARDRSRETARQRLSVLTEREHETARAIADGLGNPQIAERLRITVATVKAHTGSLFAKLAVENRVQVALLVRDAED
- a CDS encoding YdbC family protein, with amino-acid sequence MLVKWIRCSVVDRQGFEQGQRKWAGLRGEPGFKGQSGGWSRTRPEVAHVFAFWENRVFYDSFMARAQDHPATGQAGTFRDMQVMLFERRFDVKTGFEPEFTEADVVRVAHSSVHEDRAEHFVLMQKQVWNPAMAGSPGMVRGVFGEAPGNEFLVLSMWKSSAERGKYRAEGARRLAARAQTDTDVAALAGDVVQLEPSWTV
- a CDS encoding TerD family protein is translated as MSTPNKDIGKVEVRIKWDPSPHGEPDIDLDIIAATYRAEEPYGSPAYLVHFDSRSPDGTITLNRDSRTGQGFGFDEVMTIELDRLADRYGRVVVGVAIQQRGGRKTFGEVGSTVVQIREGYTNLVEDDFAGVGPSTAAVVGEFSRTGSGPWVFRADVRGFDADPDAFAAVMGNRVSGA
- a CDS encoding helix-turn-helix domain-containing protein, whose protein sequence is MGHKVEGDGMPKDAAVDEFAGLVRTLKARDGRSYEALGRRLSVSASTLHRYCSGATVPEEFAVIDRLARLCGANEEERRALQAAWTEAERARRRAASPAPPPVPAMSAAQESNPEPSRRNQAPDPSAPDLSAPEAPRARPRRGAPAPLLVTAAVALVVLALAALLGHPTRRASAPAPASPPPERTAASLPFTWSIGSQLWEGGCGHTYLAPRAVAAPPVAADAGAWAGTHGAVHGGEALVRITVQGRSQSDAVVLHALHVRVVDRAAPLLWNAYRMDDGCGGAVTPRHFAVDLDRPRPLARPVDGLDASGAEVRKIPAVSFPYKVTSSDPEELLVFARTAACDCRWYLELEWSAGGRTGTVRITDGGKPFRTSGAKGRPAYVHDSAEGRWITDSDSGQTG
- a CDS encoding sensor histidine kinase; the protein is MPRLGVWQQTWRLTVAVVVSLPIWLSTLALMRSQDGAPGSWTLIGDPSVALGCLAVLLWRRRWPLAVALTVAVASTVSALATGAALLALGSVATRRRPVEMGAVALAYVTATQLAAEVYPVQDPVGAWWWVQLAMPALTAGIAVAVGMAVGARRVEVRSLRERAESAEREQSARAAQARALERNRIAREMHDVLAHRISLVAMQAGVLDHRGDLSAEESRVLVRGIAEGSHQALEELREVLGVLRAEPGHPEPPQPSLDRVPDLVADARASGLDVQLTDAVTGNPPDSVGRTCYRIVQEALTNAAKHAPGAVVEVTLDGAAGGTLDVGVRNGPALLLLTAPPPASGFGLLGLGERITLADGGLDHRPTPEGGYVLTARLPWPDDPGHNHSHLHSHTHSNEGST
- a CDS encoding transposase family protein — translated: MIISNRRITGLAVGVIAELVEEIGPLWQERHQARLTSRPRKRAVGAGAKHRLVFVDRLLATLVRLRHGVTHDVLACWFGVDRSTITRAVGEVRPLLAERGCTVSPDVRLRTLADVVNHLGASGTTGIIDGTEIRVRRPAAGRKDRDKFISGKNKQNAVKSMVVTDAEGHVLWCSPARPASCADITHARQLGLVKLLADGPAVEILADAGYQGLGAQTGGRVVTPPHRKFKKNAPDWYEEMYER
- a CDS encoding squalene/phytoene synthase family protein, producing the protein MAAAPRGRRVRLPRRTNELADQRPLSQRRPGCRAWAEGVTGGLETGRAENPILRALLHTVAARNFPTTGFAPTYKAPSRSWTSPASPPRRTSNATSTTLLNRTGAGRGPATSRWRRHGLPPSSRHLAEALQRLDHLTDLADDLVQGRLYLPQHDLDHCDAFRVALQQGDDIPATRALITLTCQKTRKALTAAHALLDATAPRFQPLRRALQLVRDVNDTPTGEARNGFVPERLSRSAACPPSCGPGWLVPAARALPRAPSDGTGADAVPQRVPPSLPSRRAAGRLSPPRSRQPAAPSNSRL
- a CDS encoding fasciclin domain-containing protein; protein product: MNAFRYRRAAIAVTAAVTLPLTLAACGGDDSSSDAAADNASSSAPAEEQSSPAEEESTAMDGPFGPACASVPQDGAGSFDGMAQDPVATAASNNPALSTLVTAVKKAGLVDTLNNAQNITVFAPTNDAFAKIPKADLDKVLADKEMLTNILTYHVVGEKLTPQALESGTFETLQKSTLATKGSGEDYTVNDNSKVVCGNVPTANATVYIVDTVLMPKA
- a CDS encoding YrhB domain-containing protein, which produces MTDREAAVRAVEEQLEREYREWRAAGVDAVRTTVVDVEPHELVWIVSYQSEEYVRTGDTAFLLVGGGPYLVDRVDGGLHRIGAVSAVTGAWEDDYRSRIRGLPVRTAVDELHDALRAVAAARGRLHAVRALRRKLPVLSPAEGLAYVSGLTAGAVPPHLLEVATGELVEPFDPVYAVETVWPGRPR